One genomic window of Tachypleus tridentatus isolate NWPU-2018 chromosome 12, ASM421037v1, whole genome shotgun sequence includes the following:
- the LOC143235741 gene encoding LOW QUALITY PROTEIN: 5-hydroxytryptamine receptor-like (The sequence of the model RefSeq protein was modified relative to this genomic sequence to represent the inferred CDS: deleted 1 base in 1 codon) produces the protein NLSSEVTTAASSSLYVIIVSVVLGLLILATVVGNLFVIAAILIEKHLRSIGNYLVLSLAVADLMVACLVMPLSAVYEVTNEWVLGSGLCEAWTFCDVLCCTASILHLLAIAVDRYWAVTRVDYVRQRSSRRIGLMIFLVWGVAVVVSVAPVFGWKDTNFQKRVEEDRMCLVSQDLAYQVFATCSSFYLPLIVILLLYWKIFQVAINRIRNKPGAKAFLLVRKATTNVTIAVAGNDQKSSNGVNSGITRLVALAKRDKHRRRETLETRRERKAAKTLAIITGVFVICWLPFFVMAVVMPMCSSCQPNKIFFSFFLWLGYINSLVNPIIYTIFSPDFRGAFRRILCGMEVLPTPRAT, from the exons AATCTGTCGTCTGAAGTAACAACAGCAGCTAGCAGCTCCCTCTACGTTATCATAGTGTCTGTAGTATTAGGCCTCCTGATTCTCGCTACAGTAGTCGGAAACCTATTTGTAATTGCCGCTATACTGATAGAGAAGCACCTGAGGTCCATCGGCAATTATCTCGTGCTCTCATTGGCTGTCGCTGATCTCATGGTGGCTTGTCTGGTCATGCCTCTGAGTGCCGTGTATGAAGTTACTAACGAGTGGGTTTTGGGTTCGGGTTTATGTGAAGCGTGGACATTCTGTGACGTGCTCTGCTGCACGGCCTCCATTCTCCACCTACTCGCTATTGCCGTGGACAGATATTGGGCTGTCACTCGCGTGGACTATGTTCGCCAAAGAAGTTCTCGCCGAATAGGTCTGATGATTTTCCTGGTCTGGGGGGTGGCCGTCGTTGTATCGGTGGCGCCTGTGTTTGGCTGGAAAGACACGAACTTCCAAAAGCGGGTTGAAGAAGACAGAATGTGTTTGGTCAGTCAGGACTTAGCTTACCAGGTGTTTGCCACTTGTTCCAGTTTTTATTTACCTCTCATTGTTATCCTTCTTCTCTACTGGAAAATCTTTCAAGTAGCGATAAATCGGATTCGGAATAAACCTGGAGCCAAAGCTTTTCTCCTAGTTCGGAAGGCGACAACCAACGTGACCATCGCCGTTGCTGGAAATGATCAAAAAAGTTCCAACGGTGTCAACAGTGGGATTACTAGGCTTGTAGCTCTTGCCAAAAGAGACAAACATCGGAGACGAGAAACCTTGGAGACGAGGCGCGAACGGAAGGCTGCAAAAACGCTTGCAATAATTACTGGGGTT TTTGTCATTTGCTGGCTGCCGTTCTTCGTGATGGCGGTTGTGATGCCAATGTGCAGCTCCTGTCAACCCAATAAAatattcttcagtttctttctcTGGCTGGGCTATATTAACTCCTTGGTTAATCCAATAATTTACACCATCTTCAGCCCAGACTTCCGAGGTGCTTTCCGTCGAATTCTCTGTGGAATGGAGGTGTTACCAACGCCGAGGGCGACTTAG